From Providencia sp. R33, a single genomic window includes:
- the iscR gene encoding Fe-S cluster assembly transcriptional regulator IscR: MRLTSKGRYAVTAMLDVALHSQSGPVPLADISERQGISLSYLEQLFSRLRKNELVSSVRGPGGGYLLGRDADQIFVAEVIAAVDESVDATRCQGNKEGCQNGDRCLTHALWRDLSDRITSFLSSISLDELVKNQEVMVVADRQDNEQRKTMPNGITPESIINVRA; the protein is encoded by the coding sequence ATGAGACTCACTTCCAAAGGACGTTACGCAGTAACTGCGATGCTCGATGTCGCATTACACTCTCAGTCAGGTCCAGTACCTTTAGCTGATATTTCTGAACGTCAGGGAATTTCCCTCTCTTATCTTGAGCAACTTTTCTCTCGTTTACGCAAAAACGAGCTAGTTTCTAGCGTCCGCGGTCCGGGCGGTGGTTATTTGCTTGGTAGAGACGCTGACCAAATTTTTGTTGCTGAAGTAATCGCTGCGGTTGATGAATCTGTTGATGCGACTCGTTGCCAAGGTAATAAAGAAGGTTGCCAAAACGGTGACCGCTGCTTAACGCATGCATTATGGCGTGACTTAAGCGACAGAATCACCAGTTTCCTCAGCAGCATCAGTCTTGATGAGCTCGTGAAAAACCAAGAAGTGATGGTTGTTGCTGACAGACAAGATAATGAACAGCGCAAAACCATGCCAAATGGCATTACGCCTGAATCCATTATCAATGTACGTGCTTAA
- the trmJ gene encoding tRNA (cytosine(32)/uridine(32)-2'-O)-methyltransferase TrmJ, which produces MLENIRIVLVETSHTGNMGSTARAMKTMGLSNLYLVNPLVEPDSHSIALSAGASDVIGNATIVKTLDEALEGCKLVIGTSARSRTLSWPMVEPRECGVKSVEQSKESPVAIVFGRERVGLTNEELQKCQYHLYIPTNPEYGSLNLAMAVQLVSYEIRMAYLAMDEKNAVISNDDEVEYPPSEDVERFYVHLESVLNESGFIRKAHPGLIMNKLRRLFTRAHIETQELHILRGILTSMEKWAKK; this is translated from the coding sequence ATGTTAGAAAATATTCGTATCGTTCTTGTTGAAACCTCACACACTGGCAATATGGGCTCTACGGCTCGTGCAATGAAAACCATGGGGCTTTCAAACCTATACCTCGTTAATCCGCTTGTCGAACCCGATTCGCATTCAATTGCGCTTTCTGCTGGGGCGAGTGATGTCATTGGTAACGCGACCATTGTAAAAACCTTAGATGAAGCCCTTGAAGGGTGCAAATTGGTGATTGGAACCAGCGCACGTTCACGGACATTGTCTTGGCCGATGGTTGAGCCACGGGAATGCGGTGTAAAATCTGTCGAACAATCAAAAGAATCACCAGTCGCAATCGTTTTTGGCCGTGAACGAGTTGGGTTAACCAACGAAGAACTGCAAAAATGCCAGTATCATTTGTATATCCCAACTAACCCAGAGTACGGTTCTTTAAACCTTGCGATGGCGGTACAATTGGTGAGTTATGAGATCCGTATGGCGTATTTAGCCATGGATGAAAAAAATGCGGTGATCTCAAATGATGATGAGGTAGAATATCCACCCTCTGAAGATGTTGAGCGTTTTTATGTGCACCTTGAGAGCGTATTAAACGAGTCGGGCTTTATTCGCAAAGCACATCCGGGCTTAATTATGAATAAGTTACGCCGTTTATTTACCCGTGCACACATAGAGACACAAGAGCTACACATTTTGCGCGGTATCTTAACGTCGATGGAAAAATGGGCGAAAAAGTGA
- the suhB gene encoding inositol-1-monophosphatase, with protein sequence MHPMLNIAIRAARKAGNHIAKNYEMPSNIKVTQKGTNDFVTNVDQESEQLIIEIIRKSYPDHTIITEESGELLGKDDDIQWVIDPLDGTTNFTKRLPHFSVSIAVRVKGRTEVAVVYDPMRNELFSAVRGQGAQLNGYRVRIDEKRDLDGAIVATGFPFKQKQHAPVFMNIMTAMFDKCADFRRTGSAALDLCYVAAGRVDAYFEIGLKPWDFLGGELIMREAGGIMTDFIGGHNYLASGNLVAGSPRVVRDILSVMKDELSEALKR encoded by the coding sequence ATGCATCCGATGCTTAACATCGCCATACGTGCCGCACGTAAGGCCGGTAATCACATAGCTAAAAACTATGAAATGCCTAGCAATATTAAAGTCACTCAGAAAGGGACGAACGATTTCGTTACCAATGTTGACCAAGAATCTGAGCAATTAATTATTGAAATCATTCGTAAATCTTACCCAGACCACACAATCATCACTGAAGAAAGTGGTGAATTATTAGGTAAAGATGATGATATTCAATGGGTAATCGATCCACTGGATGGCACTACCAACTTCACAAAACGTCTCCCTCACTTCTCTGTTTCTATCGCTGTACGCGTTAAAGGCCGTACTGAAGTTGCTGTGGTTTACGACCCAATGCGTAATGAGTTATTCAGCGCGGTTCGTGGACAAGGCGCACAGTTGAACGGCTATCGTGTCCGTATCGATGAGAAACGTGACCTTGACGGTGCTATCGTTGCAACGGGCTTCCCATTCAAACAAAAACAACATGCCCCTGTATTTATGAACATCATGACAGCGATGTTTGATAAATGCGCTGATTTCCGTCGTACAGGTTCTGCGGCATTAGACTTATGCTATGTGGCGGCTGGCCGTGTCGATGCTTACTTTGAAATCGGTTTAAAACCATGGGATTTCTTAGGTGGCGAACTCATTATGCGTGAAGCAGGCGGGATCATGACCGATTTTATCGGTGGTCATAACTACTTAGCTTCTGGCAACTTAGTTGCGGGCAGCCCGCGCGTCGTTCGTGATATATTGTCTGTCATGAAAGATGAATTATCTGAAGCGTTAAAACGTTAA
- a CDS encoding zinc-binding alcohol dehydrogenase family protein, whose protein sequence is MKQLICQEPKKLVYQQVEEPVVKAGRVKIKIHAVGICGTDIHAWGGNQPFFQYPRVLGHEISGTICAVADDIKQWKVGQRVAVMPYVACYECGACKSGKTNCCEKISVIGVHEDGGFCEYLNVPEKNILAIEDSVSDIDGALIEPFAISAHAVRRAQIKPHDAILVVGAGPIGLGVAAIAKADGANVLVADTSLARRQHVEKVLGIKTCDPASEDYLSVIEAYFGGMLAEKVIDATGNPHAMNNTVNLIRHGGKIIFVGLFKGNLSFSDPDFHKKETTMMGSRNATPEDFNKVARLMAEGKISSELMLTHQFDFDSIGERYEQDVINNRDLIKGVILF, encoded by the coding sequence ATGAAGCAATTGATTTGTCAGGAACCAAAAAAATTAGTTTACCAGCAAGTGGAAGAACCTGTTGTTAAGGCAGGGCGAGTCAAAATAAAGATACATGCAGTAGGCATTTGTGGAACAGATATTCATGCGTGGGGGGGGAATCAGCCCTTTTTTCAGTATCCTCGTGTCTTAGGGCATGAAATTTCGGGGACTATTTGTGCCGTTGCTGATGATATAAAACAATGGAAAGTGGGGCAGCGTGTTGCTGTAATGCCTTATGTGGCATGCTATGAATGTGGTGCATGTAAAAGCGGGAAAACCAATTGTTGTGAAAAAATTTCAGTGATTGGTGTGCACGAAGATGGTGGATTTTGTGAATATCTGAATGTTCCTGAAAAAAATATATTAGCCATTGAAGACAGCGTGTCTGATATTGATGGAGCATTAATTGAACCTTTCGCTATTAGTGCCCACGCGGTGAGACGAGCACAAATTAAACCGCATGATGCCATTCTTGTCGTCGGTGCGGGGCCTATTGGTCTTGGCGTTGCAGCAATTGCAAAAGCTGATGGAGCAAATGTTCTTGTTGCTGATACTAGCTTGGCAAGACGACAACATGTTGAAAAAGTGCTGGGTATAAAAACTTGTGATCCTGCTTCTGAGGACTATCTGTCCGTCATTGAAGCCTATTTTGGCGGGATGTTAGCCGAAAAAGTGATTGATGCCACGGGTAACCCGCATGCGATGAATAATACCGTTAATTTAATTCGTCATGGTGGAAAAATTATTTTTGTAGGGTTATTCAAAGGCAACCTTTCATTCTCTGATCCTGATTTTCATAAAAAAGAAACCACAATGATGGGCAGCCGTAATGCGACCCCTGAAGATTTTAATAAAGTTGCTAGGTTGATGGCTGAAGGTAAAATATCAAGTGAACTGATGCTTACTCACCAATTTGATTTTGATTCGATAGGTGAGCGTTATGAGCAAGATGTCATCAATAATCGTGACTTAATCAAAGGCGTTATTTTATTTTAA